In Oryza sativa Japonica Group chromosome 2, ASM3414082v1, the following are encoded in one genomic region:
- the LOC4330746 gene encoding photosynthetic NDH subunit of lumenal location 4, chloroplastic, with protein sequence MAPPPISSSLSLMASNPIPSPPVAKPGRPLTVAACSNSSSSSSSSSPSSTSCSAAWSLPVATSAGRRGLLALGAGFLASPGLLCPAGDAGATRIEYYATVGDKLCDMNVVKSGLGYCDVEVGTGAQPPRGQLINVHYTARFTDGIVFDSTYKRGRPLTMRLGAGKILRGLEQGISGGGGVPPMLVGGKRKLMIPATLAYGPEPAGCFSGDCNIPGNTTLLYDIFLVGFYK encoded by the exons ATGGCGCCTCCTcctatctcctcctccctctcgctCATGGCCTCCAACCCAATCCCGTCGCCTCCGGTCGCCAAACCGGGCAGGCCGCTCACCGTCGCGGCgtgcagcaacagcagcagcagctcctcctcctcctccccgtcgtcgACCTCGTGCTCGGCTGCCTGGAGTCTcccggtggcgacgtcggccggcagGAGGGGGCTGCTCGCGCTGGGCGCGGGGTTCCTGGCTTCCCCTGGGCTTCTGTgccccgccggcgacgccggagCGACGCGCATCGAGTACTACGCGACGGTGGGGGACAAGCTGTGCGACATGAACGTCGTCAAGTCGGGGCTCGGCTACTGCGACGTCGAAGTCGGCACCGGCGCCCAGCCCCCGCGCGGCCAGCTCATAAAT GTACACTACACTGCAAGATTTACTGACGGGATAGTGTTCGACAGCACCTACAAGCGAGGACGGCCACTGACAATGCGCCTTGGCGCAGGCAAG ATCCTCCGAGGGCTTGAACAGGGAAtcagtggtggcggtggtgtgCCACCCATGCTCGTTG GTGGAAAGCGCAAGCTTATGATACCTGCAACTTTGGCATACGGACCTGAACCAGCAGGTTGCTTCTCAG GAGACTGTAATATTCCCGGCAACACCACACTCCTATACGACATCTTCCTGGTTGGATTTTACAAGTGA
- the LOC4330747 gene encoding 2,3-bisphosphoglycerate-dependent phosphoglycerate mutase 1 gives MAASTSQHALVSVKSLCTGANFGFEKRTSKVRFVLVGRCCSGTRKLGLVCASNSHSSVMEPAQLPLSPESGNTPKKSSESALILIRHGESLWNEKNLFTGCVDVPLTPKGVDEAIEAGKRICNIPVDVIYTSSLIRAQMTAMLAMMQHRRKKVPIVVHSESEQAHRWSKIYSEETKKQSIPVITAWQLNERMYGELQGLNKQETADRFGKEQVHEWRRSYDIPPPNGESLEMCAERAVAYFKDQIVPQLVAGKHVMIAAHGNSLRSIIMHLDKLTSQEVISLELSTGIPMLYIFKEGKFIRRGSPAGPSEAGVYAYTRSLAQYRQKLDNMFQ, from the exons ATGGCTGCTTCCACGTCCCAGCATGCGCTCGTATCCGTCAAGTCGTTGTGCACCGGTGCCAACTTTGGTTTCGAAAAGAGAACCAGCAAAGTGCGTTTTGTTTTGGTTGGGAGGTGCTGCTCGGGCACCCGGAAATTGGGTTTGGTATGCGCTTCAAACTCACATTCTTCGGTGATGGAGCCGGCTCAGCTACCATTGAGCCCCGAGAGCGGAAACACCCCAAAGAAATCAA GTGAAAGTGCGCTCATATTGATCCGGCATGGTGAATCGCTATGGAATGAGAAAAATCTATTTACTGGCTGCGTCGATGTGCCCCTGACCCCAAAGGGTGTTGACGAGGCAATTGAGGCGGGTAAAAGGATATGCAATATCCCAGTTGATGTAATATACACCTCGTCACTAATTCGTGCTCAGATGACCGCTATGCTTGCCATGATGCAGCATCGTCGTAAGAAG GTTCCAATTGTTGTGCACAGTGAGAGCGAACAAGCTCACAGGTGGAGCAAGATATACAGTGAAGAGACAAAGAAGCAATCAATTCCTGTCATAACAGCTTGGCAGCTGAATGAACGAAT GTATGGGGAACTACAAGGCCTTAACAAGCAAGAAACTGCTGATCGTTTTGGCAAAGAACAAGTTCATGAATGGCGTCGCAGTTACGACATTCCTCCCCCAAATGGCGAGAGCCTAGAGATGTGTGCAGAGAGAGCAGTTGCTTATTTTAAAGATCAA ATTGTACCTCAGCTTGTGGCAGGAAAGCATGTGATGATTGCTGCCCATGGCAATTCACTTCGTTCAATTATAATGCACTTAGACAAGTTGACTTCTCAAGAG GTTATCAGCCTTGAACTGTCTACTGGCATTCCTATGCTGTATATATTTAAGGAAGGAAAATTTATTAGACGGGGGAGTCCGGCAGGCCCTTCTGAGGCAGGTGTCTATGCCTACACCAGG AGCTTGGCTCAGTACAGACAGAAGCTTGACAACATGTTTCAGTAA
- the LOC4330748 gene encoding type I inositol polyphosphate 5-phosphatase 5 has protein sequence MSNHNSPCDIPKPASVDEFVKNGKKKKSFMSSIFRKKGRSGTGSSDKKLLSRRDIVFGLDEKCDDRSELLDSSPAVRKSFSDRHCATKIESLTLSCLDSPHRQFDTREYRVFVGTWNVAGKPPNSSLNLEDFLQIEGLPDIYVLGFQEIVPLNAGNVLVIEDNEPAAKWLGLIYQALNKPQDQSSGDELSPPETSDSRQGGGSGSRDSIPKSSSGGMLFFQKPSLKMLSKNYRVDSALVKTCTCLTDPSTMQRRAREMREFLYRIEASPPPSLASAAAAADEDGGPDAGGELARSSVNYCLIASKQMVGIFLSVWVRRELVQYIGHLRVDSVGRGIMGRLGNKGCIAMSMTLHQTSVCFVCSHLASGEKEGDEVRRNSDVAEIIKSTQFPRICKVPGQRIPDKILDHDRVIWLGDLNYRVALSYDETKTLMGENDWDTLLEKDQLMIERQAGRVFKGWKEGKIYFAPTYKYKQNSDSYAGETAKSKKKRRTPAWCDRILWHGQGIEQLQYIRGESRFSDHRPVCSVFVIEADVDNGSMIRKGYSTLDSRIHFESPIPQRHSFYDDF, from the exons ATGTCAAATCACAATTCTCCCTGTGACATCCCAAAGCCTGCCTCTGTTGATGAATTCGTCAAGAAtggcaagaagaagaag tCATTCATGTCGAGCATCTTTCGGAAGAAAGGGAGGAGCGGCACGGGGAGCTCGGACAAGAAGCTGCTATCGCGGAGGGATATCGTCTTCG GTTTGGATGAGAAATGCGACGATAGGTCGGAGCTCTTGGATTCTTCCCCTGCCGTCCGCAAGAGCTTTTCAG ATCGGCATTGCGCCACAAAAATTGAGAGCTTGACTCTAAGCTGCTTGGATTCACCCCACAGGCAGTTCGATACCCGGGAATACCG GGTGTTCGTAGGCACATGGAATGTGGCTGGGAAGCCTCCTAACAGCAGCCTTAACCTGGAGGATTTTCTACAGATAGAAGGATTACCTGATATATATGTCTTGGG GTTTCAGGAGATCGTTCCTCTGAACGCAGGCAACGTGCTGGTCATCGAGGACAACGAGCCAGCGGCCAAGTGGCTGGGCCTCATATACCAAGCTCTGAACAAGCCCCAGGACCAGTCCTCCGGCGACGAGCTGTCTCCGCCGGAGACCTCCGACAGCCggcagggcggcggcagcggcagccgcGACTCCATACCCAAGTCGTCGAGCGGCGGCATGCTCTTCTTCCAGAAGCCGTCGCTGAAGATGCTGAGCAAGAACTACCGCGTGGACAGCGCGCTGGTGAAGACGTGCACCTGCCTGACCGACCCGTCCACCATGCAGCGCCGGGCGCGGGAGATGCGGGAGTTCCTCTACCGCATcgaggcgtcgccgccgccgtcgttggcgtcggcggcggcggcggccgacgaagACGGGGGcccggacgccggcggcgagctggcgAGGAGCAGCGTGAACTACTGCCTGATCGCGAGCAAGCAGATGGTGGGCATCTTCCTGTCCGTGTGGGTGCGGCGGGAGCTCGTGCAGTACATCGGCCACCTCAGGGTGGACTCCGTCGGCAGAGGCATCATGGGCCGCCTCGGCAACAAG GGTTGCATCGCGATGAGCATGACGCTGCACCAGACCAGCGTCTGCTTCGTCTGCAGCCACCTCGCCTCCGGCGAGAAGGAAGGCGACGAGGTGAGGAGGAACTCCGACGTCGCCGAGATCATCAAGAGCACGCAGTTCCCGCGGATCTGCAAGGTGCCTGGCCAGCGTATCCCCGACAAGATCCTTGACCATGA CCGGGTCATATGGCTAGGAGACCTGAATTACCGAGTCGCGCTAAGCTACGACGAGACGAAGACGTTGATGGGGGAGAATGACTGGGATACATTACTTGAGAAAGACCAG TTGATGATCGAGAGACAGGCAGGGAGAGTGTTCAAAGGGTGGAAAGAGGGCAAGATCTACTTCGCACCGACGTACAAATACAAGCAGAACTCTGACTCATACGCAGGGGAGACGGCCAAATCGAAGAAGAAACGAAGAACACCTGCATG GTGTGACCGGATACTGTGGCACGGCCAGGGAATCGAGCAGCTGCAGTACATCAGAGGGGAGTCCAGGTTCTCGGATCACAGGCCTGTTTGCAGCGTGTTTGTGATCGAAGCCGATGTAGATAATGGAAGCATGATCAGAAAGGGCTACTCAACTCTGGATTCCAGGATCCATTTCGAGTCTCCGATACCACAAAGACACAGCTTCTACGATGATTTCTGA
- the LOC4330749 gene encoding uncharacterized protein yields the protein MSSASGVNNGDGKEAALFEQRLSKIGEVRAALGQLSGKAALYCSDASIARYLVARNWEVKKATKMLKKTLKWRSEYKPDEIRWDEIANEAATGKIYRTDYFDKSGRSILVMRPGVQNTKKAKGQIRYLVYCMENAILNLPHDQSQMVWLIDFAGFSLSNISLHVTKLTADVLQGHYPERLGVAILYNAPKFFESFWKIASPILEPKTFNKVKFVYPDRPETNKIMEDLFNMEELESAFGGKNQATFNINDYAARMREDDIKMPLFWSPENSALASEPYVMVNKDMAQEGSSGLKSEETASEKREETDTESENREETESESERAEIDSVSGKREETVAVSDKREEKETESENGKAAVTSSNGVELTSLPGEGKGITPAD from the exons ATGAGCTCCGCAAGCGGTGTGAACAATGGTGATGGAAAAGAAGCGGCACTGTTTGAGCAGCGGCTATCCAAG ATTGGTGAAGTTAGAGCTGCCCTAGGACAACTATCAGGAAAAGCTGCGCTATATTGCTCAGATGCTTCGATTGCGAGGTACCTGGTAGCGAGGAACTGGGAAGTGAAGAAGGCCACGAAAATGCTGAAGAAAACCTTGAAATGGCGTTCAGAGTATAAGCCAGATGAGATCCGTTGG GATGAGATAGCAAACGAAGCTGCAACTGGAAAAATCTACCGAACTGATTACTTTGACAAGAGTGGACGGAGTATTCTTGTCATGAGACCTGGAGTTCAG AATACCAAGAAGGCCAAGGGGCAGATCAGATATTTGGTATACTGTATGGAGAATGCAATTCTGAATCTTCCGCATGACCAGAGTCAGATGGTTTGGCTCATTGATTTTGCTGGATTCTCATTATCTAACATATCACTTCATGTGACAAAGTTGACAGCAGATGTCCTACAAGGTCACTATCCTGAAAGATTGGGTGTTGCAATTCTTTACAATGCTCCTAAGTTTTTTGAGTCTTTCTGGAAG ATCGCAAGCCCCATTCTTGAGCCAAAGACTTTCAACAAGGTCAAATTTGTATACCCAGATAGGCCTGAGACTAACAAGATCATGGAAGACCTTTTTAACATGGAAGAATTAGAATCTGCATTTGGTGGCAAAAACCAGGCTACTTTTAACATAAATGATTATGCTGCAAGGATGAGAGAAGATGACATCAAGATGCCATTGTTCTGGAGTCCTGAAAATTCTGCTCTTGCTTCAGAGCCATATGTGATGGTGAACAAGGACATGGCACAAGAAGGTAGTTCAGGTTTGAAGAGTGAAGAGACTGCATCTGAAAAGAGGGAAGAAACAGATACTGAATCTGAAAACAGGGAAGAAACAGAGAGTGAATCTGAGAGGGCAGAAATAGACTCTGTATCTGGGAAGAGGGAAGAAACAGTGGCTGTATCTgacaagagagaagaaaaagagactGAATCTGAAAATGGGAAAGCCGCAGTGACTTCATCAAACGGAGTTGAGCTGACAAGCTTGCCAGGCGAAGGTAAAGGTATAACCCCGGCAGATTGA
- the LOC4330750 gene encoding probable beta-D-xylosidase 7 — translation MGRRARALLHAPAPLLLLLALAAAAAAVAVASGPPFSCGAPSSAAFCNPRLPIEQRADDLVSRLTLEEKISQLGDQSPAVDRLGVPAYKWWSEALHGVSNAGRGIHLDGPLRAATSFPQVILTAASFNPHLWYRIGQVIGTEARAVYNNGQAEGLTFWAPNINVFRDPRWGRGQETPGEDPTVTGKYAAVFVRGVQGYALAGAINSTDLEASACCKHFTAYDLENWKGVTRYAFDAKVTAQDLADTYNPPFRSCVEDGGASGIMCSYNRVNGVPTCADYNLLSKTARGDWRFYGYITSDCDAVSIIHDVQGYAKTAEDAVADVLKAGMDVNCGSYVQEHGLSAIQQGKITEQDINRALHNLFAVRMRLGLFNGNPKYNRYGNIGPDQVCTQEHQNLALEAAQHGVVLLKNDANALPLSKSQVSSIAVIGHNANDATRLLGNYFGPPCISVTPLQVLQGYVKDTRFLAGCNSAACNVSSIGEAAQLASSVDYVVLFMGLDQDQEREEVDRLELSLPGMQENLINTVANAAKKPVILVLLCGGPVDVTFAKYNPKIGAILWAGYPGEAGGIAIAQVLFGEHNPGGRLPVTWYPKEFTSVPMTDMRMRADPSTGYPGRTYRFYRGNTVYKFGYGLSYSKYSHHFVANGTKLPSLSSIDGLKAMATAAAGTVSYDVEEIGPETCDKLKFPALVRVQNHGPMDGRHPVLLFLRWPNGAADGGRPASQLIGFQSLHLKSMQTVHVEFEVSPCKHFSRATEDGKKVIDHGSHFMMVGDDEFEMSFTP, via the exons ATgggacgccgcgcgcgcgctctcctccacgcgccggcgccgctcctgctgctgctggcactggccgccgcggcggcggcggtcgccgtgGCGTCGGGCCCGCCCTTCTCCTGCGGCGCGCCGTCCAGCGCGGCGTTCTGCAACCCGAGGCTGCCCatcgagcagcgcgcggacgaCCTCGTGTCGAGGCTGACGCTGGAGGAGAAGATCTCGCAGCTCGGGGACCAGTCGCCGGCCGTCGACCGGCTCGGCGTCCCGGCGTACAAGTGGTGGTCGGAGGCGCTCCACGGCGTCTCCAACGCCGGCCGCGGCATCCACCTCGACGGCCCGCTCCGCGCCGCCACCAGCTTCCCGCAGGTCATCCTCACCGCCGCGTCATTCAACCCGCACCTCTGGTACCGTATCGGCCAG GTGATCGGCACGGAGGCGAGGGCGGTGTACAACAACGGGCAGGCGGAAGGGCTCACGTTCTGGGCGCCAAACATCAACGTGTTCAGGGACCCGAGGTGGGGCCGCGGGCAGGAGACCCCCGGCGAGGACCCCACGGTGACCGGCAAGTACGCCGCCGTGTTCGTCCGCGGCGTCCAGGGCtacgccctcgccggcgccatcaactCCACCGACCTCGAGGCCTCCGCCTGCTGCAAGCACTTCACCGCCTACGACCTCGAGAACTGGAAGGGCGTCACCCGCTACGCCTTCGACGCCAAG GTGACGGCGCAGGACCTGGCCGACACGTACAACCCTCCGTTCAGAAGCTGCGTCGAGGACGGCGGGGCCAGCGGCATCATGTGCTCCTACAACCGCGTCAATGGCGTGCCAACTTGTGCCGATTACAACCTCCTCTCCAAAACTGCAAGGGGAGATTGGAGGTTTTACGG ATATATCACCTCAGATTGTGATGCTGTGTCCATCATCCATGATGTCCAAGGATATGCCAAGACAGCGGAAGATGCAGTTGCAGATGTCCTCAAGGCTG GAATGGACGTGAACTGCGGCAGCTACGTGCAGGAACATGGTCTATCTGCAATCCAGCAAGGGAAGATCACAGAACAAGACATCAACAGAGCCCTCCACAACCTCTTCGCTGTCAGGATGAGGCTGGGGCTCTTCAACGGCAATCCAAAGTACAACCGCTACGGTAACATTGGCCCAGACCAGGTGTGCACGCAGGAGCACCAAAACCTTGCCCTTGAAGCAGCACAACATGGCGTTGTCCTACTGAAGAACGACGCCAATGCTCTCCCCCTGTCCAAATCACAAGTCTCATCCATTGCTGTCATTGGGCACAACGCAAATGACGCCACGAGATTGCTTGGGAATTACTTCGGCCCTCCTTGCATATCGGTGACTCCTCTCCAAGTGCTGCAAGGCTATGTGAAGGACACCAGGTTCCTAGCTGGGTGCAACTCGGCTGCCTGCAATGTGTCATCAATTGGTGAAGCGGCGCAATTGGCAAGTTCAGTGGACTACGTTGTGCTGTTCATGGGATTAGACCAAGATCAGGAGAGGGAAGAGGTTGATAGGCTGGAACTGTCGCTCCCAGGAATGCAGGAGAACCTCATCAACACGGTCGCTAACGCGGCAAAGAAGCCGGTGATCTTGGTGCTACTGTGTGGTGGTCCAGTGGATGTGACCTTTGCTAAGTATAATCCCAAGATTGGGGCCATCCTGTGGGCTGGTTACCCTGGCGAGGCTGGAGGGATTGCGATTGCTCAGGTCCTCTTTGGAGAGCACAACCCTG GTGGAAGGCTGCCAGTGACCTGGTATCCAAAGGAGTTCACGAGCGTGCCCATGACAGATATGCGGATGCGTGCCGATCCATCCACGGGATATCCCGGACGAACGTACAGGTTCTACCGAGGCAACACCGTCTACAAGTTCGGCTACGGCCTCAGCTACTCGAAGTACTCTCACCACTTCGTCGCAAACGGCACGAAGCTGCCGTCTTTGAGCAGCATCGATGGCCTGAAGGCGATGGCGACAGCAGCTGCAGGCACGGTGAGCTATGACGTCGAAGAGATTGGCCCCGAGACGTGTGACAAGCTCAAGTTCCCGGCGCTCGTCAGGGTGCAGAACCATGGCCCCATGGACGGCAGGCACCCCGTGCTGCTCTTCCTGCGCTGGCcgaacggcgcggcggacggcggcaggCCGGCGAGCCAGCTGATCGGCTTCCAGAGCCTGCACCTCAAGTCGATGCAGACTGTCCATGTGGAGTTCGAGGTGAGCCCATGCAAGCACTTCAGCAGAGCGACGGAGGACGGCAAGAAGGTGATTGATCATGGGTCGCATTTCATGATGGTTGGCGATGATGAGTTCGAGATGAGCTTCACGCCTTGA
- the LOC4330751 gene encoding uncharacterized protein: MGENAQGSGRRPFGDLTNVLGKRPAPSNLEKSAGGIKIVRVEKAVEPRKEFDETAKASGGATRNTLPLFDSIAKENLMRPSIFRETKMQHMAAEAAVLLSKESDDMRSCAMSLGSSGLHDKEQESSLESEGGCEEDDDDDMDSEYLAYTRDSTKTATNDGECLTQEEMAGSSGNQKPLSSLDFTTGCDDMPCSDVHHHSLGNSELENDDTTKSCACSFCLKAAFMWTDLHYQDTRGRLAALKKSIKFARLLGKRSQGDEYSVNAGRYNLKRAAEMEFELYQQQRSLFLHTENVLIRESAQLHSSLVKLKEFRENCKTDLETASSSLLGK, translated from the exons ATGGGTGAAAACGCTCAAGGTAGTGGTCGCCGCCCCTTTGGAGATTTAACAAATGTCCTTGGCAAGCGCCCAGCCCCATCGAATTTGGAGAAAAGTGCAGGTGGAATCAAGATTGTCCGGGTTGAAAAGGCTGTTGAGCCAAGAAAAGAGTTTGATGAAACTGCAAAAGCAAGTGGTGGAGCGACACGAAACACATTGCCCCTTTTTGATAGTATTGCCAAAGAGAATTTAATGAGGCCCTCAATTTTTCGGGAAACTAAGATGCAGCACATGGCTGCTGAGGCAGCTGTGTTGCTATCCAAGGAATCCGATGACATGAGGAGTTGTGCCATGTCATTAGGCTCATCTGGCTTGCATGATAAGGAGCAGGAGTCTTCGCTGGAATCAGAAGGTGGCtgtgaagaagatgatgatgatgacatgGATAGTGAATACTTGGCATATACCAGAGATAGTACTAAAACGGCAACTAATGATGGTGAATGTCTTACTCAAGAGGAGATGGCTGGATCATCAGGGAATCAGAAGCCACTATCTTCACTGGACTTCACAACAGGTTGTGATGACATGCCATGTTCCGATGTCCATCACCATTCACTGGGAAATAGTGAACTGGAAAATGACGATACCACTAAGTCGTGTGCTTGTTCTTTCTGTCTTAAGG CTGCATTCATGTGGACCGATCTCCATTATCAGGACACAAGGGGACGGCTTGCTG CATTGAAGAAGAGCATAAAGTTCGCTAGATTGCTGGGCAAGAGAAGCCAAGGAGATGAATATTCTGTTAATGCAGGCAGATACAACTTGAAACGGGCTGCAGAGATGGAGTTTGAGCTATATCAACAGCAAAGATCACTCTTCCTTCATACAGAAAATGTCCTTATCCGTGAGAGCGCACAGCTT CATTCATCTCTTGTGAAGTTAAAGGAATTCAGAGAGAACTGCAAGACAGATCTCGAGACGGCTAGCAGTTCGTTGTTGGGAAAATGA